The Polyodon spathula isolate WHYD16114869_AA chromosome 3, ASM1765450v1, whole genome shotgun sequence genome has a segment encoding these proteins:
- the ttpa gene encoding alpha-tocopherol transfer protein encodes MSEGESDLPVILNDLLDDSPLVQPYLIELRQRADKEGERQLELSDTFLLRFLRARDFNVDLSLKLLINYHKWRKECPEISGNLHPSAVLGLLRNNYHGVLRSRDASGSRVLIYRIGQWNPTHHTAYEVFRVSLITSELIVQETETQRNGLKAIFDLQGWRFSHALQITPSLAKKMSAVLTDSFPLKVRGIHLINEPIFFHAAFAVIKPFLSEKIKERIHLHGSIYEQTLCQHFPANILPPEYGGQGPTVEEQCQEWMEFILQSEDQLHKLSITTSDSEATDQSHPFANRS; translated from the exons ATGTCGGAAGGGGAGTCGGACTTGCCTGTGATACTGAACGATTTGCTGGACGACTCTCCTTTGGTACAACCTTATTTGATCGAATTGAGACAGAGGGCAGATAAGGAGGGTGAACGACAACTGGAATTAAGTGATACGTTCTTGCTAAGGTTTCTTAGAGCCAGAGATTTCAATGTTGACTTGTCACTAAAA TTATTGATTAACTACCACAAGTGGAGGAAAGAGTGTCCTGAAATAAGCGGCAATCTGCATCCATCCGCAGTCCTTGGCTTGCTCCGTAATAATTACCATGGTGTGCTTAGGTCACGAGATGCCAGCGGTAGTAGAGTTTTGATCTACAGAATTG gccagtGGAACCCAACGCACCACACAGCCTATGAAGTATTTCGTGTCAGTCTCATCACATCTGAACTGATTGTCCAGGAGACTGAGACACAGAGGAATGGACTGAAGGCCATCTTTGATCTCCAGGGCTGGCGATTTTCTCATGCTCTTCAGATAACCCCCTCTCTGGCCAAAAAAATGTCTGCAGTACTTACA GATTCCTTCCCACTGAAAGTGCGTGGCATCCATCTGATTAATGAGCCAATATTCTTCCACGCAGCCTTTGCTGTTATTAAGCCCTTTCtgtcagaaaaaataaaagagcGG aTCCACCTGCATGGCAGTATCTACGAACAAACCCTGTGTCAGCACTTTCCGGCAAACATCCTCCCACCAGAGTACGGAGGCCAAGGACCCACAGTGGAGGAGCAGTGTCAGGAGTGGATGGAATTCATCCTTCAGTCAGAGGACCAGCTGCATAAACTCTCAATCACTACCTCAGACAGTGAGGCCACAGATCAGAGCCACCCATTTGCCAATAGGTCTTAA